A stretch of DNA from Camelus ferus isolate YT-003-E chromosome 18, BCGSAC_Cfer_1.0, whole genome shotgun sequence:
TCACCAGcatatagatggtatttaaagccatgagactggatgagatcacctTGGGAGAGAGGGTATAGATAGAAAAGAGAAGGTCCAAGCTGAGCTACTTAGAGGAGGAGGAGTTGAGAAAATCAGTGAGCATGGCCCCCATGCCTGGAGGCAGGGATGTGTGCGCTCTGCCAAGAGACAGAACCAACAGAGAAGTTGCCTTTAGATTTAGCAAGTTATGGGGTCATTTGTGGACCTGGAAAAAGTGCCTTAAGAGGAGTGGCGGGGACAAAGCCAGGTCTGAAGGGGTTGACGAATACATTACAGGTGAGGGAGTGATGACAGCAGTGTAGACAGCCCCTTAGGGGTGGTTTGTCTACACTCTAATGATATGCTGCCTGAGTTCTCTCCCTGTAGTCCCcaagggcagagaccatgtcCTGGTGATTTCTATCTAAGCCATAAATGGAGCCCAGCACATAACAGGAGCTCAGTGCATTTATTTAATGGttggaggaataaatgaatggataattcACTGCTTGTGTCAAAAGGGCCTTTTCTGGTAGAGAGGGCAGCTGTATTATTTTGAGGCAGTTGAGGAAActgcaaaatccactccaaagGCTAGGCTAAAGACCCTGGACCCCTTCTCCCAGCTAAGCCTGAGGGCAGCTACTtacaggcctggggtgggagccCTGGGCCAGAGCCAGGAACCAGGTTGAGTCCCTGCCACCCCTCACCTGCTTGTGACTTTGGGTCagtcatttcctctttcttagaAGAGATAAGTGCAGGGAAAGAGGGCCGCCTGAGCCAGTCTCGCAGGAGGCTCCACAGATATTAgtctgcctcctctttcccccctttttcttctccctgtgcCTTTTCCTTGTTTAGGAAGTAGAAGCTGACCCTGGCAAGTTCCTCCCAGGCTTGCTGTGATGAGAATGGGTGAGTAGTCGCTGAGGGCAAGAAAGATGAGACGTGGGGGTTGAGTGGAGGAAGGAGCCTCCTTCCAAAGGGCAGGGGACCTCACGCATGGGATGTCATGGAACTGGGACTGTCAGAAGCTGTTGCACAAGCATCTGTGTAGTAAAACTAAGGAGACCCTGAAGTGTCCTTGGGCTTGAGTGGGGCGGGACACATGTGTGACAAACAGGTCTACCTTCCAATCAGAGAGGAGCTAATTCTTAGCCTGCCGAGGGGAGCACGCTCAGGTGAAAGTGGCTGCTGGGAAGTGACAAATAAGGGAAAAGCAGGAATCAGAAAGGAGAGATGAGATGGCCCACCCAGAGGGAGGAGCCTGTTCACAGGCTCTGTGAGTGACCAAGAGACCTGTCCTGAGAAGGGTTCCTCTGACAACCTCCATGCCTGCATTCCCCCAGCAATACCTTTTCCTGCAGCACCTGATGCAACctgtgggaagaggcaggagggcctGGAGTTGGGCAGCTGTGCCTTCACTGGGTAAAAACTGGGAAACAGGCAGGCATGGACACTGCTGCCACCTAGTGGGAAAGCCTGTTATTCCTCTAGGTTCCTAATCCCAGGGTTGTCAGCTGAGCACTGAGGCGCAGTTTGAGAGATtggcccgggggtgggggtgggggtgcagcagGCACCCAAGTGCTCCTGCATTTGAGGACACAAGGCAGGAGGAGCCTCAAGGAGGAAAATGCACACCCTTAGGAAGTGTATGTTGCCCACATCACTTTGCCCCTCTATACCTTGATTCCCTCTTCTGTAAGATGAGGGCAGTAGCACCTACTTTGTACGGTGTTATGACGGTTAAATGAGTCTGTCCGTGTAAAATACTTGGCATAgaacaagtgctcaataaattctaACTGTGGTTGATACAAGGGGTAACTGGAGATGTTTAACCTTATTCCCCATTCCCCCCCAAAATCCACTGTGCCTGCTATACAAATGCAGCTTTCCTTAGTCCCAGCTTTCAGCAAGACTGCCCCACCAAGGCCCCTATTAGTAAGTCCTGGGGCTTCCACTGTTATTGTTCTATCATCAGCATCAACCCAAATACTCCATGGGTCCCAGACTCTTCCCTTCGGATGCAGGGGCTTGTAGGGAAGGGTCCCAGGCCTAAcactttcctctctcccctcaccccagaaTGTGCGATCAGAATGGCTCTAGGCTGTGACATCACAGAGCCCTTACCCCATCACAAGAGTGGAGGGGTGATGAGGCTGTGGCAGTGGGCCTGGGTGTGGGTGTGGCTGGTTGGGCTGGGGACTGTAGAATCAGGTGGGAAGCTGGCCTGGGAatagtggggaggaggaaggctggggtgggggagtgtcAATGCCCCTGAGAAGCTGGGAGGCCAAGCATGGgcctttctctttgctttgcaCACTTCTCTCCTATCCTCCCTGCCTAGTGTGGGCTTTTTGGTGGAAGGCTAGGCTGACCCTCAAGAAGTTCCTGGAACAAAAGCAGGCCCTTCCACAGCTTCACTAGACTGTGTGGCCTGGCAGGGCCCTGGGTCTGCCTCAGCCTCTGGGAGTAGGGGGCAGGGGTCTGCTTGGCTCTTTCATAGACTTTGCTCTTGGTCCCCAGCACCCAACCCGGAGAGTGCCAAGGCCTTGGCCCCAGGAGCAGAGTCTCCACTCTTCCTAGACAGACCTGACTTCTTTGATTACCCAGACTCGGACCAAGCCaggctcctggccctggcccagtTCATTGGAGAGAGACCTGTCATCTTTAACTCAGGTATGAACCAGTTTGAGAAGGGGCCTCCCTCCTTGACAGTGCCTGGTGGACAGATGCCCTTGGCCTTTTGGTTGGAGATGAGTCCAGGTCCCTGTCTCCCACTGTCTAGCAGATTCCGACTCCAGGCTCTTCCATCACATCCTGGTGGGTGCTCTGGTGGTggccttcttcttcctccttttccagtTCTGCACACACATGTgaggcctgccccacccccatccctggccccacccacctcagCCTTCCTGAGGAGAGGCTGAAGGACCCAAAGTCTCAGGGAAGTGGTGTGACTTCCCACCCCTGCTCTCCATACCCTACAGGAACTTCCAGAATGGGGCCTAGAAAGTTGGACGAGCGCCCTGGACTCTGCTCTGAATGCCCACACCTGCCCTCCTCTTCTGTTGATGAATAAAAAAGTCCTTGCTTCTTTCTCCCCAACTACTCAGTGACCAACCTGGGAGTCATAGGTCATCATACTTTCCCCAGgggcccccttcccttcccagccccaaagAACTGAGTGAAGAGGGCCTTGGTGGTGTTCACGCAGATCGTCTTTATTAGCGGTCTGTAAAGCACCTCCCAGGGTCCCCCGACCCCAGACTGGAGGAAGCCTTGAGAGGTCTGTAGCACCAGGGACATGCCAGGGCCCGAGGGCAAGATGTGCAGCCTAATGGGGGAGGGACCGGCgcccccctccacctgccccaggggTTGCTCAGCACTGGGAAGGCTGGGGGGTAGCAGCCaactccctccccccaccccaacaaacAAGTTTGAATTtgggtgaataaataaaataaataagattccTCAGGCTGGCCTCCCCTGGAGAGGAGCGATGGGGACAGCCAGCCCCGAGCGAGCGAGCCCACAGAGTTAGATAGGGTGTCCCCTCCTTCCCAGATGAAGGGGAGCTGAGAGGAGTTtgcagcagaggggctgggatgGCCTTGGCAGCAGGGCCTCCCCACAGTTCTTTGAGTCCCGGTCCCCTCAGACTCCCCATAGCCTCAAGCCCTAAGCGGATGGGAAGGGGtgcccttcttcctcttcctttccgtTTCCAGGTCCGGGGGTGGTGAT
This window harbors:
- the C18H16orf92 gene encoding uncharacterized protein C16orf92 homolog; this encodes MQGLVGKGPRPNTFLSPLTPECAIRMALGCDITEPLPHHKSGGVMRLWQWAWVWVWLVGLGTVESAPNPESAKALAPGAESPLFLDRPDFFDYPDSDQARLLALAQFIGERPVIFNSADSDSRLFHHILVGALVVAFFFLLFQFCTHM